DNA from Solenopsis invicta isolate M01_SB chromosome 4, UNIL_Sinv_3.0, whole genome shotgun sequence:
TTCTTCATGTGAAACAATATGTACATCTGTAGGTTTTGTTTCGCTCACGAGGGCACGGGGGAATGAGGTGGACCTTGCTTCTTGTAGAAAATCGCAAATCCATGTGGAACAGTACATGTGTAGACTTTCACTCGCGAGAGCAGTGGGATGGTTGGGTGGACCTCGCTTTGTAAGTAACACAGGTTGTGATTGTGgaaaacagttttatttttaaaaatatttttagacgtTTCAACCATTAATCATATTGTCCACTTGTTCGTGGACATTATGCATAATAACcgtttattttgattaatttgaacatttttgctTTCATTAATCAAAACTAACGGTATATGCATATTAACcggttattatatataataaccgtattcatcaaatttaccgtagcatataaatatatattctatgcataaataataattaggtATAAAtctaaacatatgtatataaatgtaaacaCAGCTAGGTAGTATGCTACAtaacatacaatatttataaaaaatttacgaaatatttggtaattatttaaatattttataaataaaacaataaaacaagggttaaggctcttataattaaaataaaataaagaatagtgagctctagagccacgcaggatgtcgggtgcaaataaataacgaaagacTTCAATGTCAagcaggcaaacgtttcgacctttaataacggtcttcttcagtgataatacaagtctataaaaaaacaatcgcactaattaagaaatgaattcgtcggaataaacaaataaaaatcgaaaaattaaaactaaaaacaaagtTACCAAAAAGATAGAGATTACTTCTTATTGTAGCGTCTTAGCATAATGATATTGTGAacaacctcacagagcgtgtgccgagacaagagttttgtgaaacaacatcgattggttgctaacaaatgaataaataaataaataagacaatgatgttaaaatgatgACTATAAAGCTTGTGGCATACAACAgtgaaaataaatagttaaaaaagaagaagtataagcggaatataagtaaaaacattctaataaataaataagaaagctgtacaagtcattagatataaaattgtaaaaaatcattctaaaagtaatgtaaattcaaaaaaggaaaagaggagaTAAGTCAAAGCGAAAATCAAATACAAATTACCTCTAAgtaccaaaactcgtgtcacagccttgagatgggatgttacatctcggtgagaatagatacaaataatatagaccgaaacgagatagcctcggtgaCCCGAaagaaaggaatagaaggagaaggggtgatgaacctaagaagggggaatacgctcgaggataggaagatacgcatccgagagaagttcggtatcgctttgtttattgagtccgtgcatttgatttttgatgtgtagcatctcggatatagatcttttgacataagatggctccttgtctaaaatttttacgttctcccaatcaaattcgtgattttctccgatgcgatgtaacgaaataactgaaggagaactggccttcctaatgtctgctttatgttcgctaactcttgtttttaattgacgtttcgtctgtcccacgtaagaagaatcacagtccttacaattaattttgtagaccacgtcattacaagaaagacgctctgtaTGATCTTTACCTgtcgttataaatttattaagcttagaagggattgtgaacgcaacactgcagtcaaacttacatgcgaaagacgaaaatttctctgataccgactcaatgtaagggatcgtaaaaaatcttctaacATGTTTATCCTCAACGTaggtgtcatctttataaaaaaggtgtttaagTCTGGAATTTATCAtggagaagataaaatttaaaggatagttattttccaataaaatgttaactaaatttATGAAGTTCTTACAATGAAATTGAGGATGTGATAATAACAGTAACTTGTCAACCAAACCAAAAATAACACCCTTTTTATGACACAGGGGatggtgtgagaaaaaatttaagtatcttcctgagaaagttggtttgcggtattgatcgaaaatgatcctattattcacatttataagcataacatcaagaaaactgatttttccctcgatctctctctccatagtaaattgtaaacggtcatgcatggaATTAAACGTGTCAAGAATGCCCGATAGCGAATTAGCCGGGGCTGCTAAtataatgtcatctacatatctgcagtaaaaaggTAGATGAAAAGAAAGGAGTTTTAACGCCTTACACTCCAAATCCTGCATGACCAGATCAGCTAAAATAGGAGACAGCGGTGATCCCATCGGCAGACCAAAGATCTGTTTAtagcaagtattattaaatttaaaatatgtggaatctattattaaatttagagcTTTAAGAAATTCATTGACCGGAACAGTAGTATTTTTTGAAATCAGATCCCATCTGGTCGTGACGCTTTCCACCGCTAAGTTTTTTGGAACGTTGATGAAAAGAGACACGACGTCCAATGACACTAAGACGAGATCCGATTCCACGTGAAGGCCATTAAGTTTATTGACCAAATGGAAGCTATTTTTCACGAAACTATCTGCTTCCGGGatactgttataaattatgttatgtaaaaaataagctAGAGAATGTAACGGACTATTTatggaagaaattataattcttaaaggGTTATTAGGTTTGTGGATCTTCGGCAGGCCGTAGGCTCTCGGCAAAACACCGTCCGTTGTCAATAAACTCCTATAAATATGTTGTTCAATGAAACCTTTATCTTTCCATATGGAGAGAAGAGAGCGAGTCTCTTTGGTTAATTTTTGAATCGGATCTTTGGATAATTTGACGTAAGTAGACTCGTCAGAGAGCATGCCCTCCATCTTCGAGATATAATCATTCTTGTCAAGGGCAACTGCTACATTACCCTTGTCCGCTctggtaaacaaaatattaggATGCTCCCTAACGAATCTTCCCGTGGTTCTTAACCAGTCTTTAATTAGCTGGTCATTGATATTTACTTGACGGTCATTGCGAAACAAGGTCTCCAAGATCGATACCGAACGATTCCTTATTGCCGCGTGTATGTTTTCTCGGTATTGTGAGATGTTATGTTCTATGTGTTTGATGAATTCTAATAATGTTCTTCCTCTGTCACCATCCAATAAAGGTAAACCAAAGCGGTCCCCCAGTTGTAAGAGATATTGGACGGCCCTCGGGATGTCATTATTGCTTAGATTAGTAAACCAATCGTTATGCAAAGTGTCCAGAGGAATATCAGAATTAAATTCAGAGGGAGACACATGGATTTTGTGTATTGTCTCATTCACACTGGGCGTAAGCCGTTGGAAAGAAAAAGTTCTTTTCTCATTAGTCACATCCGAAGTCTTGGCGACATGTTTAATGTGTCTTATGTTATTAATCCAATACTGACGCTTTTTTTGTTTCAACCAATCGATCTTTTTATCGACCCTGGAGATCTCCCTACGCCACAACCAACCGTTCCTTTTTTCttgaaatgtgaaaaaatcACTTTCGATCATTGGAGGAAGGACGTTCGACACGCTCCTAGAGGTCTTATAAAATCGGTCccttagaaaatataaatgtttgtacGCATCTCTAAGTTCTAGCTTTAATACAATGTTAATAAAGTTGTTACTGATTCTGTTCAGAATTCAAAAAATACTACTGTTCCGGTCAATGAATTTCTTAAAgctctaaatttaataatacatagattccacatattttaaatttaataatacttgctaTAAACAGATCTTTGGTCTGCCGATGGGATCACCGCTGTCTCCTATTTTAGCTGATCTGGTCATGCAGGATTTGGAGTGTAAGGCGTTAAAACTCCTTTCTTTTCATCTAcctttttactgcagatatgtagatgacattataTTAGCAGCCCCGGCTAATTCGCTATCGGGCATTCTTGACACGTTTAATtccatgcatgaccgtttacaatttactatggagagagagatcgagggaaaaatcagttttcttgatgttatgcttataaatgtgaataataggATCATTCTCGATCAATACCGCAAACCAACTTTCTcaggaagatacttaaattttttctcacaccatCCCCTGTGTCATAAAAAGGGTGTTATTTTTGGTTTGGTTGACAAGTTACTGTTATTATCACATCCTCAATTTCATTGTAAGAACTTCATaaatttagttaacattttattggaaaataactatcctttaaattttatcttctccaTGATAAATTCCAGActtaaacaccttttttataaagatgacacctacgttgaggataaacgtgttagaagattttttacgatcccttacattgagtcggtatcagagaaattttcgtctttcgcatgtaagtttgactgcagtgttgcgttcacaatcccttctaagcttaataaatttataacgacAGGTAAAGATCAtacagagcgtctttcttgtaatgacgtggtctacaaaattaattgtaaggactgtgattcttcttacgtgggacagacgaaacgtcaattaaaaacaagagttagcgaacataaagcagacattaggaaggccagttctccttcagttatttcgttacatcgcatcggagaaaatcacgaatttgattgggagaacgtaaaaattttagacaaggagccatcttatgtcaaaagatctatatccgagatgctacacatcaaaaatcaaatgcacggactcaataaacaaagcgataccgaacttctctcggatgcgtatcttcctatcctcgagcgtattcccccttcttaggttcatcaccccttctccttctattcctttcttTCGGGtcaccgaggctatctcgt
Protein-coding regions in this window:
- the LOC120357488 gene encoding uncharacterized protein LOC120357488; its protein translation is MIESDFFTFQEKRNGWLWRREISRVDKKIDWLKQKKRQYWINNIRHIKHVAKTSDVTNEKRTFSFQRLTPSVNETIHKIHVSPSEFNSDIPLDTLHNDWFTNLSNNDIPRAVQYLLQLGDRFGLPLLDGDRGRTLLEFIKHIEHNISQYRENIHAAIRNRSVSILETLFRNDRQVNINDQLIKDWLRTTGRFVREHPNILFTRADKGNVAVALDKNDYISKMEGMLSDESTYVKLSKDPIQKLTKETRSLLSIWKDKGFIEQHIYRSLLTTDGVLPRAYGLPKIHKPNNPLRIIISSINSPLHSLAYFLHNIIYNSIPEADSFVKNSFHLVNKLNGLHVESDLVLVSLDVVSLFINVPKNLAVESVTTRWDLISKNTTVPIFGLPMGSPLSPILADLVMQDLEYM